In the genome of Rhodoferax sp. BAB1, one region contains:
- the hemB gene encoding porphobilinogen synthase, with translation MTPYAPYPMGRPRRLRRDEFTRKLVREHALSVNDLIYPVFVLDGQNRRETVASMPGVERLSLDLLLPVAEECVKLGIPAMALFPVIDSRLKSLDGKEAHNPEGLVPRVVRGLKERFPELGIMTDVALDPYTSHGQDGVLDASGYILNDETVEILERQALTQAQAGVDIVAPSDMMDGRIGAIRSILEANRLVHTRIMAYSAKYASAFYGPFRDAVGSAANLGKSDKKVYQMDPGNTDEALREVALDIAEGADMVMVKPGMPYLDVVRRVKDEFRVPTFAYQVSGEYAMLKAAAQNGWLDHDAVMMESLLGFKRAGADGVLTYFAIAAARLLQK, from the coding sequence ATGACACCTTATGCCCCCTACCCCATGGGCCGGCCCCGCCGGCTGCGCCGCGACGAGTTCACCCGCAAGCTGGTACGCGAGCACGCACTCAGCGTCAACGACCTGATTTATCCTGTATTCGTCCTCGACGGGCAGAACCGGCGTGAGACCGTGGCCTCCATGCCTGGTGTCGAGCGTCTGAGCCTGGACCTGCTGCTGCCCGTGGCCGAGGAATGCGTCAAGCTGGGCATCCCGGCCATGGCCCTGTTCCCGGTGATCGACAGCCGGCTCAAAAGCCTGGACGGCAAGGAAGCCCATAACCCCGAGGGCCTGGTGCCGCGCGTGGTGCGCGGCCTGAAGGAGCGCTTTCCCGAGCTGGGCATCATGACCGATGTGGCGCTGGATCCCTACACCAGCCACGGCCAGGACGGCGTGCTTGACGCCAGCGGCTACATCCTGAACGACGAGACGGTGGAGATCCTGGAGCGGCAGGCCCTGACCCAGGCCCAGGCCGGCGTGGACATCGTGGCACCCAGCGACATGATGGACGGGCGCATCGGCGCCATCCGCAGCATCCTGGAAGCCAACCGCCTGGTGCACACGCGCATCATGGCCTACAGCGCCAAGTACGCCAGCGCCTTCTACGGTCCTTTCCGGGACGCAGTGGGCTCGGCGGCCAATCTGGGCAAAAGTGACAAGAAGGTCTACCAGATGGATCCGGGCAACACCGACGAAGCCCTGCGCGAGGTGGCCCTGGACATCGCCGAAGGCGCCGACATGGTGATGGTCAAGCCCGGCATGCCCTACCTGGACGTGGTGCGCCGCGTGAAGGACGAGTTCCGCGTGCCCACCTTCGCCTACCAGGTCTCGGGGGAGTACGCCATGCTCAAGGCCGCCGCGCAGAACGGCTGGCTCGATCACGACGCCGTCATGATGGAAAGTCTGCTGGGCTTCAAGCGCGCCGGTGCCGATGGCGTGCTGACCTACTTCGCCATTGCGGCAGCGCGGCTGCTGCAGAAATAG
- a CDS encoding ferredoxin → MSTDTVPSYYERHVFFCLNQRPAGESCCANHQAEAAFERCKSLVKAAGLAGPGKVRVNRAGCLDRCAGGPVAVVYPEAVWYSYVDVSDIDEIVESHLKKGQVVERLLTPPHLGR, encoded by the coding sequence ATGAGCACCGACACCGTACCCTCTTATTACGAACGCCACGTCTTTTTCTGTCTCAACCAGCGCCCTGCCGGCGAGTCCTGCTGTGCCAACCACCAGGCAGAGGCGGCCTTCGAGCGCTGCAAGTCCCTGGTCAAGGCGGCGGGACTGGCCGGCCCGGGGAAAGTGCGCGTGAACCGCGCCGGTTGTCTGGACCGTTGCGCAGGCGGACCGGTGGCCGTGGTCTACCCTGAGGCGGTCTGGTATTCCTATGTGGACGTGAGCGACATCGACGAGATCGTCGAATCGCACCTCAAGAAGGGCCAGGTGGTCGAGCGCCTGCTGACGCCCCCCCATCTGGGGCGCTGA
- a CDS encoding VanZ family protein → MPHKTSAWPLSLVYVGLVVYASLYPFADWRDQGPLPWGFLVAPWPHYWTAFDLLSNVLGYAPLGFLLALGALRTGQGSRAVLLATVAGGALSLLMETLQGYLSSRVPSNIDFLLNLGGAWLGAVTSTLLEKLGAIDRWIRFRGRWFVPESRGALVLLALWPFALLFPAAVPLGLGQVFERVEAGLAELLLDTPFLEWLPLRAVELQPLVPGAEMACVLLGALIPCLLGFSVIPSLGRRAGFVLAVLLAAMGATLLSATLSYGPVHAWAWFSQPVQAGLVLAVALALLLLRVPARVCAALLLLVLGLYLVLINQAPASPYFAHNLQIWEQGRFIRFHGLAQWLGWLWPYAVLLYVLVRVWGLSSLDRAAPKIRE, encoded by the coding sequence ATGCCGCACAAGACATCCGCCTGGCCCCTGAGTCTGGTCTATGTGGGGCTGGTGGTCTATGCCAGCTTGTATCCCTTTGCCGACTGGCGTGACCAGGGGCCCTTGCCCTGGGGGTTTCTCGTTGCGCCGTGGCCGCACTACTGGACGGCCTTCGATCTGCTGTCCAATGTGCTGGGGTATGCCCCTCTGGGTTTCTTGCTGGCCCTGGGTGCGCTGCGCACCGGCCAGGGCAGCCGTGCCGTACTGCTGGCCACCGTGGCAGGAGGCGCCCTGTCCCTGCTGATGGAGACCCTGCAGGGTTATCTGTCGTCGCGGGTTCCCTCCAACATCGACTTTCTGCTCAACCTGGGCGGTGCCTGGCTGGGGGCAGTGACGTCCACCCTGCTGGAAAAGCTGGGGGCCATCGACCGCTGGATCCGTTTTCGCGGCCGCTGGTTCGTGCCCGAGTCGCGCGGCGCCCTGGTGCTGCTGGCGCTGTGGCCCTTTGCCCTGCTGTTCCCTGCGGCGGTGCCGCTGGGTCTGGGCCAGGTGTTCGAGCGTGTGGAAGCGGGGCTGGCTGAACTGCTGCTGGACACGCCCTTTCTGGAGTGGTTGCCGCTGCGGGCCGTGGAATTGCAGCCCCTGGTGCCCGGCGCGGAAATGGCCTGCGTGTTGCTGGGGGCCCTGATTCCCTGCCTGCTGGGTTTCAGTGTCATACCGTCCCTGGGCCGGCGCGCAGGTTTTGTGCTGGCGGTTCTGCTGGCGGCCATGGGCGCCACGCTGCTGTCGGCCACGCTGAGTTATGGGCCGGTGCACGCCTGGGCCTGGTTCAGCCAGCCGGTCCAGGCCGGCCTGGTGCTGGCGGTCGCGCTGGCCCTGCTGCTCTTGCGCGTGCCGGCGCGTGTGTGCGCCGCCTTGCTGCTGCTGGTGCTGGGCTTGTACCTGGTCCTGATCAACCAGGCGCCGGCCAGTCCCTACTTTGCCCATAACCTGCAGATCTGGGAGCAGGGGCGTTTCATCCGTTTCCATGGTCTGGCCCAGTGGCTGGGTTGGCTCTGGCCCTACGCCGTACTGCTGTATGTGCTGGTCCGCGTCTGGGGCCTGAGCAGCCTGGACAGGGCTGCACCTAAAATCCGGGAATGA
- a CDS encoding alpha/beta hydrolase, with product MNAQTERLTLVGPVGRIEALRDAPADDAPPKGVAVIAHPHPLFGGTMDNKVVQTLARAFVQCGWQAVRFNFRGVGASEGVHDEGRGEAQDFLALVQQCAPSGPLALAGFSFGSFVMSQTLSALWPARQIDKLVLVGAAASRFQVAQVPPDLHERTLVIHGEHDDTVPLAAVMDWARPQVLPVTVVPGGSHFFHGQLPLLKSLVVRHLTSST from the coding sequence GTGAATGCCCAGACCGAGAGATTGACGCTGGTCGGCCCGGTGGGCCGCATCGAAGCCCTGCGCGACGCCCCGGCGGATGATGCGCCCCCGAAGGGGGTCGCCGTCATCGCCCACCCTCATCCGCTGTTCGGCGGCACCATGGACAACAAGGTGGTGCAGACGCTGGCGCGCGCTTTTGTGCAATGCGGCTGGCAGGCCGTGCGCTTCAATTTTCGCGGGGTCGGCGCCAGCGAGGGGGTGCATGACGAGGGCCGGGGCGAGGCGCAGGACTTTCTGGCGCTGGTGCAGCAGTGTGCTCCCTCGGGTCCGCTGGCACTGGCTGGTTTTTCCTTCGGCTCCTTCGTCATGAGCCAGACCTTGTCAGCACTCTGGCCGGCGCGCCAGATCGACAAGCTGGTGCTGGTCGGCGCCGCCGCCAGTCGTTTCCAGGTGGCCCAGGTGCCCCCGGACCTGCACGAGCGTACCCTGGTGATCCACGGCGAGCACGACGACACCGTGCCGCTGGCGGCCGTGATGGACTGGGCTCGTCCCCAGGTGTTGCCGGTAACGGTGGTGCCTGGCGGCAGCCATTTCTTTCACGGGCAACTGCCCCTGCTCAAGAGCCTGGTGGTACGCCACCTTACTTCCAGTACCTGA
- a CDS encoding CopD family protein — translation MLWVKSLHIVFVASWFAGLFYLPRIFVNLAMVPADSVAERERLLLMAGKLMRFTTILAVPALAFGFWLWLGYGIGRGPGNGWLHAKLAVVVLVLGYHHACSVLLKRFQRRDNRRSHVWYRWFNEAPVLLLLVAVVLVVVKPF, via the coding sequence ATGCTCTGGGTCAAATCACTTCACATCGTTTTCGTCGCCAGCTGGTTTGCCGGTCTGTTTTACCTGCCGCGCATTTTCGTGAACCTGGCCATGGTGCCGGCCGATTCGGTGGCCGAGCGGGAGCGCCTGCTGCTGATGGCGGGCAAGCTGATGCGGTTCACCACGATCCTGGCCGTACCGGCTCTGGCCTTCGGCTTCTGGCTCTGGCTGGGTTACGGCATTGGGCGCGGCCCGGGCAATGGCTGGCTGCATGCCAAGCTGGCCGTGGTCGTGCTGGTGCTGGGTTACCACCATGCCTGCAGCGTTTTGCTCAAGAGATTCCAGCGCCGTGACAACCGGCGCAGCCATGTCTGGTACCGCTGGTTCAACGAAGCACCCGTGCTGCTCTTGCTGGTGGCCGTCGTGCTGGTGGTGGTCAAGCCTTTCTGA